One Felis catus isolate Fca126 chromosome D2, F.catus_Fca126_mat1.0, whole genome shotgun sequence DNA window includes the following coding sequences:
- the AIFM2 gene encoding ferroptosis suppressor protein 1 isoform X1, with translation MLQFGRLLKTLCKGKEASHKRSTRSEMGSQVSVDVGAVNVVVVGGGFGGIAAASQLQALNIPFVLVDMKDSFHHNVAALRASVESGFAKKTFISYSETFKENFRQGLVVQVDLQNQTVLLEDGEALHFSHLILATGSTSLFPGKFNRVASREVAIQAYEDMVKQVRRARSVVVVGGGSAGVEMAAEIKTEFPEKEVTLIHSHVALADKELLPCVRQEAKEILLQKGVQLLLSERVSNLEELPLNEYRECIQVHTDKGTEVATNLVIVCNGIRINSAAYRSAFAPFLDKELLFGSYRKELANHRRRKLVLAMSRESHLASDGALRVNEYLQVEGCSHIYAIGDCADVREPKMAYHAGLHASVAVANIVNARKQRPLKAYKPGALTFLLAMGRNDGVGQISGFYVGRLMVRLAKSRDLFVSSSWKTMRQSPP, from the exons ATGCTACAGTTTGGACGACTCTTGAAAACACTATgcaaagggaaggaagccagtcacaaaag GAGCACCCGGTCTGAGATGGGGTCCCAGGTCTCCGTGGACGTGGGAGCTGTGAACGTGGTGGTCGTGGGTGGGGGCTTCGGTGGGATCGCCGCCGCCagccagcttcaggctctgaacatCCCCTTCGTGCTGGTGGACATGAAGGACTCCTTCCACCACAACGTGGCAGCCCTCCGGGCCTCCGTGGAAAGCG GGTTTGCCAAAAAGACATTCATTTCCTACTCGGAGACCTTTAAGGAAAACTTCCGGCAGGGGCTGGTAGTACAGGTGGACCTGCAGAATCAGACGGTGCTGCTCGAGGATGGTGAG GCCCTGCACTTCTCACATCTTATCCTGGCCACTGGCAGCACCTCGCTCTTTCCGGGCAAGTTTAACCGGGTGGCCAGCCGGGAGGTTGCTATCCAGGCCTACGAGGACATGGTGAAGCAG GTCCGGCGCGCACGGtccgtggtggtggtgggaggcgGCTCTGCCGGAGTGGAGATGGCGGCAGAGATTAAAACCGAATTCCCCGAGAAAGAG GTCACTCTCATCCACTCCCACGTGGCCCTTGCCGACAAGGAGCTCCTGCCCTGTGTCCGGCAGGAAGCGAAGGAGATCCTGCTCCAGAAAGGCGTGCAGCTGCTGCTGA GTGAACGGGTGAGCAACCTGGAGGAGCTGCCCCTCAACGAGTATCGAGAGTGCATCCAGGTGCACACggacaaaggcacagaggtggccACTAACCTGGTGATTGTCTGCAATGGTATTAGGATCAACAGCGCCGCCTACCGCAGTGCGTTCG CACCCTTCCTGGACAAGGAGCTCCTGTTTGGGTCCTACAGGAAAGAATTGGCCAATCACAGAAGAAGGAAGCTAGTCCTGGCCATGAGTAGGG AAAGTCATCTGGCCAGCGATGGCGCTCTGCGAGTGAACGAGTATCTCCAGGTGGAGGGCTGCAGCCACATCTATGCCATCGGCGACTGCGCAGATGTGAGGGAGCCCAAGATGGCCTACCACGCCGGCCTCCACGCCAGCGTTGCCGTGGCCAACATCGTCAACGCCAGGAAACAGAGGCCCCTCAAGGCCTACAAGCCAG GCGCGCTGACGTTCCTCCTGGCCATGGGGAGAAATGACGGCGTGGGCCAGATCAGCGGCTTCTATGTGGGGCGGCTCATGGTTCGGCTGGCCAAGAGCCGGGACCTGTTCGTCTCCTCGAGCTGGAAGACCATGCGGCAGTCTCCGCCCTGA
- the AIFM2 gene encoding ferroptosis suppressor protein 1 isoform X3: MLQFGRLLKTLCKGKEASHKRSTRSEMGSQVSVDVGAVNVVVVGGGFGGIAAASQLQALNIPFVLVDMKDSFHHNVAALRASVESGFAKKTFISYSETFKENFRQGLVVQVDLQNQTVLLEDGEALHFSHLILATGSTSLFPGKFNRVASREVAIQAYEDMVKQVRRARSVVVVGGGSAGVEMAAEIKTEFPEKEVTLIHSHVALADKELLPCVRQEAKEILLQKGVQLLLSERVSNLEELPLNEYRECIQVHTDKGTEVATNLVIVCNGIRINSAAYRSAFESHLASDGALRVNEYLQVEGCSHIYAIGDCADVREPKMAYHAGLHASVAVANIVNARKQRPLKAYKPGALTFLLAMGRNDGVGQISGFYVGRLMVRLAKSRDLFVSSSWKTMRQSPP, encoded by the exons ATGCTACAGTTTGGACGACTCTTGAAAACACTATgcaaagggaaggaagccagtcacaaaag GAGCACCCGGTCTGAGATGGGGTCCCAGGTCTCCGTGGACGTGGGAGCTGTGAACGTGGTGGTCGTGGGTGGGGGCTTCGGTGGGATCGCCGCCGCCagccagcttcaggctctgaacatCCCCTTCGTGCTGGTGGACATGAAGGACTCCTTCCACCACAACGTGGCAGCCCTCCGGGCCTCCGTGGAAAGCG GGTTTGCCAAAAAGACATTCATTTCCTACTCGGAGACCTTTAAGGAAAACTTCCGGCAGGGGCTGGTAGTACAGGTGGACCTGCAGAATCAGACGGTGCTGCTCGAGGATGGTGAG GCCCTGCACTTCTCACATCTTATCCTGGCCACTGGCAGCACCTCGCTCTTTCCGGGCAAGTTTAACCGGGTGGCCAGCCGGGAGGTTGCTATCCAGGCCTACGAGGACATGGTGAAGCAG GTCCGGCGCGCACGGtccgtggtggtggtgggaggcgGCTCTGCCGGAGTGGAGATGGCGGCAGAGATTAAAACCGAATTCCCCGAGAAAGAG GTCACTCTCATCCACTCCCACGTGGCCCTTGCCGACAAGGAGCTCCTGCCCTGTGTCCGGCAGGAAGCGAAGGAGATCCTGCTCCAGAAAGGCGTGCAGCTGCTGCTGA GTGAACGGGTGAGCAACCTGGAGGAGCTGCCCCTCAACGAGTATCGAGAGTGCATCCAGGTGCACACggacaaaggcacagaggtggccACTAACCTGGTGATTGTCTGCAATGGTATTAGGATCAACAGCGCCGCCTACCGCAGTGCGTTCG AAAGTCATCTGGCCAGCGATGGCGCTCTGCGAGTGAACGAGTATCTCCAGGTGGAGGGCTGCAGCCACATCTATGCCATCGGCGACTGCGCAGATGTGAGGGAGCCCAAGATGGCCTACCACGCCGGCCTCCACGCCAGCGTTGCCGTGGCCAACATCGTCAACGCCAGGAAACAGAGGCCCCTCAAGGCCTACAAGCCAG GCGCGCTGACGTTCCTCCTGGCCATGGGGAGAAATGACGGCGTGGGCCAGATCAGCGGCTTCTATGTGGGGCGGCTCATGGTTCGGCTGGCCAAGAGCCGGGACCTGTTCGTCTCCTCGAGCTGGAAGACCATGCGGCAGTCTCCGCCCTGA
- the AIFM2 gene encoding ferroptosis suppressor protein 1 isoform X2 gives MGSQVSVDVGAVNVVVVGGGFGGIAAASQLQALNIPFVLVDMKDSFHHNVAALRASVESGFAKKTFISYSETFKENFRQGLVVQVDLQNQTVLLEDGEALHFSHLILATGSTSLFPGKFNRVASREVAIQAYEDMVKQVRRARSVVVVGGGSAGVEMAAEIKTEFPEKEVTLIHSHVALADKELLPCVRQEAKEILLQKGVQLLLSERVSNLEELPLNEYRECIQVHTDKGTEVATNLVIVCNGIRINSAAYRSAFAPFLDKELLFGSYRKELANHRRRKLVLAMSRESHLASDGALRVNEYLQVEGCSHIYAIGDCADVREPKMAYHAGLHASVAVANIVNARKQRPLKAYKPGALTFLLAMGRNDGVGQISGFYVGRLMVRLAKSRDLFVSSSWKTMRQSPP, from the exons ATGGGGTCCCAGGTCTCCGTGGACGTGGGAGCTGTGAACGTGGTGGTCGTGGGTGGGGGCTTCGGTGGGATCGCCGCCGCCagccagcttcaggctctgaacatCCCCTTCGTGCTGGTGGACATGAAGGACTCCTTCCACCACAACGTGGCAGCCCTCCGGGCCTCCGTGGAAAGCG GGTTTGCCAAAAAGACATTCATTTCCTACTCGGAGACCTTTAAGGAAAACTTCCGGCAGGGGCTGGTAGTACAGGTGGACCTGCAGAATCAGACGGTGCTGCTCGAGGATGGTGAG GCCCTGCACTTCTCACATCTTATCCTGGCCACTGGCAGCACCTCGCTCTTTCCGGGCAAGTTTAACCGGGTGGCCAGCCGGGAGGTTGCTATCCAGGCCTACGAGGACATGGTGAAGCAG GTCCGGCGCGCACGGtccgtggtggtggtgggaggcgGCTCTGCCGGAGTGGAGATGGCGGCAGAGATTAAAACCGAATTCCCCGAGAAAGAG GTCACTCTCATCCACTCCCACGTGGCCCTTGCCGACAAGGAGCTCCTGCCCTGTGTCCGGCAGGAAGCGAAGGAGATCCTGCTCCAGAAAGGCGTGCAGCTGCTGCTGA GTGAACGGGTGAGCAACCTGGAGGAGCTGCCCCTCAACGAGTATCGAGAGTGCATCCAGGTGCACACggacaaaggcacagaggtggccACTAACCTGGTGATTGTCTGCAATGGTATTAGGATCAACAGCGCCGCCTACCGCAGTGCGTTCG CACCCTTCCTGGACAAGGAGCTCCTGTTTGGGTCCTACAGGAAAGAATTGGCCAATCACAGAAGAAGGAAGCTAGTCCTGGCCATGAGTAGGG AAAGTCATCTGGCCAGCGATGGCGCTCTGCGAGTGAACGAGTATCTCCAGGTGGAGGGCTGCAGCCACATCTATGCCATCGGCGACTGCGCAGATGTGAGGGAGCCCAAGATGGCCTACCACGCCGGCCTCCACGCCAGCGTTGCCGTGGCCAACATCGTCAACGCCAGGAAACAGAGGCCCCTCAAGGCCTACAAGCCAG GCGCGCTGACGTTCCTCCTGGCCATGGGGAGAAATGACGGCGTGGGCCAGATCAGCGGCTTCTATGTGGGGCGGCTCATGGTTCGGCTGGCCAAGAGCCGGGACCTGTTCGTCTCCTCGAGCTGGAAGACCATGCGGCAGTCTCCGCCCTGA
- the TYSND1 gene encoding peroxisomal leader peptide-processing protease isoform X1, which yields MARQWGPSMRAAERAGCVVSASRAGQPEAGSWSCSGVILSRCPDLVLCHGGIFTPFLRAGSGALSAAGAAFLPGDSCGDDLRLHVQRGPVASSPSGRAERGRPGLCTPQCAGPESGPQGRPRGRPLQPPRPAELLLLLSCPAFRAHFARLFGGEAAEQWRFASAAPEDEVTEDEEEDQLRALGWFALLRVRPDSEEEEEEEEEERGPAMAVAPLGAVPKGAPLLACGSPFGAFCPDIFLNTLSRGVLSNAAGPLLLTDARCLPGTEGGGVFAARPAGALVALVAAPLCWKAREWVGLTLLCAAAPLLRAARAALGSLCPGTDALAALLPQELGAPWGLSPRDPGPPWAAAAVLVECGTVWGSGVAVAPRLVVTCRHVAPREAARVLVRATPPKSAAIWGQVVFATQQTSPYDIAVVSLEEDLPDVFLPVPAEHFHEGEAVSVVGFGVFGQACGPSVTSGILSAVVQVDDTPVMLQTTCAVHGGSSGGPLFSTRTGDLLGIVASNTRDNNTGATYPHLNFSIPITVLQPALQRYGQTGDLGGLRELDSATEPVRVVWRLQRPLAEAPRSKL from the exons ATGGCGCGGCAGTGGGGGCCGTCCATGAGGGCGGCCGAGCGGGCGGGCTGCGTGGTGAGCGCTTCCCGGGCCGGGCAGCCCGAGGCCGGCTCGTGGAGCTGCAGCGGGGTGATCCTGAGCCGCTGCCCGGACCTGGTGCTGTGCCACGGGGGCATTTTCACCCCCTTCCTGCGGGCCGGGAGCGGGGCGCTGAGCGCGGCCGGCGCCGCCTTCCTGCCCGGCGACAGTTGCGGCGACGACCTGCGCCTGCACGTGCAGCGGGGTCCAGTAGCCTCGAGCCCCTCAGGCCGCGCGGAGCGGGGCCGCCCGGGGCTGTGCACGCCCCAGTGCGCGGGCCCAGAGTCAGGCCCTCAGGGCCGACCCCGCGGGCGGCCCCTGCAGCCCCCGCGGCCCGccgagctgctgctgctgctgagctGCCCGGCCTTCCGGGCCCACTTCGCTCGCCTCTTCGGGGGCGAGGCGGCTGAGCAGTGGCGCTTCGCGAGCGCGGCGCCGGAGGACGAGGTGacggaggacgaggaggaggatcAGCTGAGAGCGCTGGGCTGGTTCGCGCTGCTGCGCGTGCGGCCCGActccgaggaggaggaggaagaggaggaggaggagcgcgGGCCGGCAATGGCCGTGGCGCCTCTCGGGGCCGTGCCCAAGGGCGCGCCGCTGCTGGCCTGCGGCTCCCCGTTCGGGGCCTTCTGCCCGGACATCTTTCTCAACACGCTCAGCCGCGGCGTGCTCAGCAACGCGGCCGGCCCGCTGCTGCTCACCGACGCTCGCTGCCTGCCGGGCACCGAGGGCGGCGGCGTGTTCGCTGCGCGGCCCGCGGGGGCGCTGGTGGCGCTGGTGGCCGCGCCCCTCTGCTGGAAGGCCCGCGAGTGGGTGGGCCTCACGCTGCTCTGCGCCGCCGCCCCTCTCCTGCGTGCCGCCAGAGCCGCGCTGGGCAGCCTGTGCCCCGGCACCGATGCCCTGGCAGCCCTCCTGCCGCAGGAGCTGGGCGCCCCATGGGGCCTGAGCCCCCGAGACCCAGGGCCCCCGTGGGCAGCTGCGGCCGTGCTGGTGGAGTGCGGCACCGTCTGGGGCTCTGGAGTGGCCGTGGCGCCCCGCCTCGTGGTGACCTGCCGGCATGTGGCCCCTCGGGAAGCGGCCAGGGTCCTGGTGCGCGCCACGCCCCCCAA GAGTGCTGCGATCTGGGGACAAGTGGTATTTGCCACCCAGCAGACATCGCCCTACGACATAGCGGTGGTGAGCCTGGAGGAGGACCTACCCGATGTCTTCCTGCCGGTGCCTGCCGAGCATTTCCACGAAG GCGAAGCTGTCAGCGTGGTGGGCTTCGGCGTCTTCGGCCAGGCGTGCGGGCCCTCGGTGACCTCGGGCATCCTGTCCGCTGTGGTGCAGGTGGATGACACGCCGGTGATGCTACAGACCACGTGTGCCGTGCATGGCGGCTCCAGCGGGGGACCCCTCTTCTCCACCCGCACAGGAGACCTCCTGG GCATCGTGGCCAGCAACACCCGGGACAATAACACAGGGGCCACCTACCCTCACCTGAACTTCAGCATTCCCATCACGGTGCTCCAGCCAGCCCTGCAGCGGTATGGTCAGACGGGCGACCTGGGCGGCCTCCGGGAGCTGGACAGCGCCACTGAGCCAGTGAGGGTGGTGTGGCGGCTGCAGCGGCCGCTCGCGGAGGCCCCGCGGAGCAAGCTGTGA
- the TYSND1 gene encoding peroxisomal leader peptide-processing protease isoform X2, producing the protein MARQWGPSMRAAERAGCVVSASRAGQPEAGSWSCSGVILSRCPDLVLCHGGIFTPFLRAGSGALSAAGAAFLPGDSCGDDLRLHVQRGPVASSPSGRAERGRPGLCTPQCAGPESGPQGRPRGRPLQPPRPAELLLLLSCPAFRAHFARLFGGEAAEQWRFASAAPEDEVTEDEEEDQLRALGWFALLRVRPDSEEEEEEEEEERGPAMAVAPLGAVPKGAPLLACGSPFGAFCPDIFLNTLSRGVLSNAAGPLLLTDARCLPGTEGGGVFAARPAGALVALVAAPLCWKAREWVGLTLLCAAAPLLRAARAALGSLCPGTDALAALLPQELGAPWGLSPRDPGPPWAAAAVLVECGTVWGSGVAVAPRLVVTCRHVAPREAARVLVRATPPKSAAIWGQVVFATQQTSPYDIAVVSLEEDLPDVFLPVPAEHFHEGK; encoded by the exons ATGGCGCGGCAGTGGGGGCCGTCCATGAGGGCGGCCGAGCGGGCGGGCTGCGTGGTGAGCGCTTCCCGGGCCGGGCAGCCCGAGGCCGGCTCGTGGAGCTGCAGCGGGGTGATCCTGAGCCGCTGCCCGGACCTGGTGCTGTGCCACGGGGGCATTTTCACCCCCTTCCTGCGGGCCGGGAGCGGGGCGCTGAGCGCGGCCGGCGCCGCCTTCCTGCCCGGCGACAGTTGCGGCGACGACCTGCGCCTGCACGTGCAGCGGGGTCCAGTAGCCTCGAGCCCCTCAGGCCGCGCGGAGCGGGGCCGCCCGGGGCTGTGCACGCCCCAGTGCGCGGGCCCAGAGTCAGGCCCTCAGGGCCGACCCCGCGGGCGGCCCCTGCAGCCCCCGCGGCCCGccgagctgctgctgctgctgagctGCCCGGCCTTCCGGGCCCACTTCGCTCGCCTCTTCGGGGGCGAGGCGGCTGAGCAGTGGCGCTTCGCGAGCGCGGCGCCGGAGGACGAGGTGacggaggacgaggaggaggatcAGCTGAGAGCGCTGGGCTGGTTCGCGCTGCTGCGCGTGCGGCCCGActccgaggaggaggaggaagaggaggaggaggagcgcgGGCCGGCAATGGCCGTGGCGCCTCTCGGGGCCGTGCCCAAGGGCGCGCCGCTGCTGGCCTGCGGCTCCCCGTTCGGGGCCTTCTGCCCGGACATCTTTCTCAACACGCTCAGCCGCGGCGTGCTCAGCAACGCGGCCGGCCCGCTGCTGCTCACCGACGCTCGCTGCCTGCCGGGCACCGAGGGCGGCGGCGTGTTCGCTGCGCGGCCCGCGGGGGCGCTGGTGGCGCTGGTGGCCGCGCCCCTCTGCTGGAAGGCCCGCGAGTGGGTGGGCCTCACGCTGCTCTGCGCCGCCGCCCCTCTCCTGCGTGCCGCCAGAGCCGCGCTGGGCAGCCTGTGCCCCGGCACCGATGCCCTGGCAGCCCTCCTGCCGCAGGAGCTGGGCGCCCCATGGGGCCTGAGCCCCCGAGACCCAGGGCCCCCGTGGGCAGCTGCGGCCGTGCTGGTGGAGTGCGGCACCGTCTGGGGCTCTGGAGTGGCCGTGGCGCCCCGCCTCGTGGTGACCTGCCGGCATGTGGCCCCTCGGGAAGCGGCCAGGGTCCTGGTGCGCGCCACGCCCCCCAA GAGTGCTGCGATCTGGGGACAAGTGGTATTTGCCACCCAGCAGACATCGCCCTACGACATAGCGGTGGTGAGCCTGGAGGAGGACCTACCCGATGTCTTCCTGCCGGTGCCTGCCGAGCATTTCCACGAAG GGAAATGA